The following DNA comes from Candidatus Wallbacteria bacterium.
AAAAAAAACCAGGAAGCCATCTCCCAGACCAATGATTTCCTGGAATCCGCCTATTCAGGCATCAAGATCGTCAAATCCTTCAATGCCGAAGCCACACAAACCAGAGGTTTCAAAGAGCTGCTGGAAAAAAGAATGGGTATGGAAATGAAGCTGGTGAGGATGGACGGCCTGTTCTCTGTTTACTTCGAGTTCATTAATTACCTGGGCCAGGTCGTAGTGCTCCTCCTGGGCGGAATGATGGCAATCAGGGGGGAAATCACGATCGGTGATTACTATGCCTTTTATACCTATCTGGGGATGATCATCTGGCCCCTGCTGGACCTGCCCAGAATGTTCGTGACAGCCTCCCAGTCTTTCGTGGCCATAGACAGGCTCGAAGAGATGGAAGAATTCGAAGCTGATCATCCCGATTATCAGAGTGGAGATCAGAAAACAGGCGGCATCGAAACTCTGGAATTCAGGAATATCAGCTTCACCTATCCGGCACGGATTCAGGAAAATACGGATGAAACGCAGCCTAAGCCTGAAATCAAATCAAAACCGGGTTTCGGGATGAAACAGATCAGTTTCACACTGCAAAAGGGCGAGAAAGTGGCGATAGTCGGCAAAATCGGTTCGGGAAAGACTACGATTCTGAATCTTGTCTCAGGATTCCTGCTGCAGGACTCAGGCTCAATTCTGATCAACAGCGTACCTCTGACCAGTCTGGACAAAGAGGCATTCAGGCAGAAAATCGGTTATGTGCAGCAGGAACCCAACATTTTCTCTGAAAGCGTGAAAACAAACATCGATTTCTGGAGGGATTACGGGGAAGACTGGATCAGCCATTGCGCTAAAACTGCCCAGCTCGAAGAAGATATTAAAAAATTCCCGGCAGGCTATGCTGAAAAAATCGGGCAGCGCGGCATCACGCTTTCCGGCGGACAGCGCCAACGCATTTCCATTGCCAGAGCCCTGGCTGGAAAGCCTGAGCTTTTCCTGATGGATGACGTCACCTCTAGTCTTGATGCGGAAAATGAGCAGAATTTCTGGCAGGAAGTGGAGGGCGAATTTCCTGGAATCACGTCCCTGATAGTCACTCACAGGCTTTCCACTGCCCAGAAAGCCGACAGGATCATAGTGCTGGCCGACGGCCGCATCGAAGCCATCGGCACCCATGCCGAACTGATCGATAAAAGCGCTACTTACAGGGAACTGATCAGCAAGTGAAAACCTGGATTATTTATACTTCTGCAATCCCTCAGGCACGTACCAGTATGGGAAATTGTAGAAAATGCCGGCATTAGCGGGTTTTATGCCGTGGAAGCGTTTGCTTACCGCATAGATGAAATCAGTGGTATAGAGAAAAACATAAGGCTGATCTTCATGGATGATGGCCTGCATCTTGAAATAGATTTCCTTCAGTTTTTCCCTGTCAAATGTGCTGCGGCTCAGTTCGCACAATCTGTCGATTTCAGGGTTGCGGTAGGAAATCACATTGGCACCCGAATATCCGTTCTTTTCATCCGGTATCTGCGAAGAATGCCATAATCCGAAGGGATCGTACAGCGCGCTGCTCTGCTGCCAGCACATGATCGTGGCCTGGAATTTATGATGAGTCAATTGTTCTACAAATTTCCCCCAGTCCAGCAGCTGGCTCTTCACATTAATCCCTATGGCTTTCCAGGAATCCCTGATGATGTCAGCCAGGAGCTTGTCGCCTTTGGAGGTGCTGAATTCCAGAGTGAATTTCTCTCCATTCCGCTCCAGGATTCCGTCCTGATCCATGTCTTTCCATCCGGCATCTGAGAGGATTTTTTTGGCCTGTTCAGGGTCATAGGGATATTGGGGAACCGAGCTGTCGAACGCCCAGCATGTCGGAAGAACGTCAGTGGCAACTGTCTTTCCGAAGCCATAGTACACATTGTCGATTATGCTCTGCCTGTTGATGGCGATTGTGAGAGCCCTGCGGATATTCCTGTCTTTCAGTATCGGATCATCCAGGTTGAAAGCGACTGCGCCTGAAACATATGACGGACAGGTGTATATGTTGAACTTGTCGTGGAATTCCTTGGAATTGGCTTGTTTTGTATAGTAGTCGGGATTGAGCAGCATCAGATCCAGTTCGCCTCTCAACAGGGAAAGAAGGGATGCTGAGGTGTCAGGAATGATTTTGAAGATCACCCGATTCAGATACGGCCTTTCACCGAAATAATCCTGATTTGCAGCCAGAACTACCTGTTCGCCCTGCTTGTATTCGAAAAATTTGAACGGGCCTGTTCCGATGGGGTGCTTGCTGTATTCGGAAGTCGCCAGATTTTCCCGCTCAAAAATATGCTTCGGTATTATCCCGGTGCTGGTGATCACCGGGAGATCAGGGGTAGGCTTTTTCATCAGTATGCTCACTTCGTAAGTGTTGATGATTTCGACTGTGCTTGCATCCACAAAAAAACATTGCAGATTGCTTCCGACCACAGGATCCATGATCTTTTCAAAAGTGAATCTGACATCCTCTGCTGTAAAGTTCACTCCGTCGTGCCATTTCACGTTTTTTTTCAGGTAATAGGTGATCCTTTTGTTGTCTCTGGAAACTTCCCAAGAATCAGCCAGGCAGGGAGACAATGTCAGATCAGCATTGACCTGGGTCAGGGATTCGAAAATCAGACCCAGGATTTCGGAATCAGCGGCAGAATTCACAAACAAAGGATTGAATGTCTCGGGATTGACTCTGCACTGCTGAACAAGCGTGTCTCCATACGACGGTGACAGTGAAACTTCGCTGGTTGGTTTGAGCAGTTTGACAGCATCCTCGGCATGATTCTGAAATACGGGAAGCAGCAGGCAGATAAGCAGCAGTTTCAGGCCAAAGTATTTCATTTTACCTCCAACATTTCCAAACGATGAAAATTTGGCAGACTAATTAATTGTATCATGTTGACCAGTGATATTTTAAAAAGCGGCCTGTCAATAAGAAAAGGTATACTGATCCTCGCCTGAAGACAGGTCATAGAAGAAGGGGACTGTCTCATTGGCGATCTTGACTGAATAAGACACCCAGCCTGTCAGCAGGTCTTTCATGATCCGCTCCATCAGCCCGCCCTTCAGAAGCTCCTGCAAAGCTTCAGAGGCGATTTCAGAGCCCACGGTTTTCAGAAAATCCTTCAGTATATTGCAAATTGTGCCTGATCCTGACTGGTAGATGAAATCAGTGAGCGCCTGCAGCTTCTGCTCAGCGGAAAGCTCGCTGTCTTTCAATGCAGAGCTGAGTTTTCTGAATGCCGGGTCATTGAACAGGCGGTTGGCTACATTGAAGATTTTATAAGCCACATCCTTCTTTTCAGCCATCCGTTTGCAGATGTCGATTTGCGCCACCACATCCAGAAGCACGAGAACCGCTTTCGCGGAATTGAAATAAATATCTTTTTCCACAATGATTTTCCCTGAAACAGCGTTTTCTTCAAATACTGTGTCTGAAACTATGGGTTTTGAAACAAGGCTTAAATCCCAGGTCCAGAGATTATTGATCACGTCCGCGACAGTAGTCCACCTGAACCACTTGTATTTCCCGGTCAGAAACATCCATGTGCCGCTGAATGGATTTCCTTCCTTGAAAATAGCGCTGCCGTCTTCAGATCTGGCTTTGTAATAAATGAATGTGTCATTGGAGAAGCTTCCTTTATCTGTGCCTGTCTTTTTGAATGTCACGCTGCCCTGGCTGCGCTGCTCTGACTGGATGTTAAGAAACTTGAAAAAGCGCTCTGCTGTTTCCCCTGCCTTGCGGTAAATTGCCTCCTGTGAAGGATTGAGCGGCAATTCTCCGGCATTTGCGGTTTTTGAGATCAGCTCCACAAGTTCACTGTATTCCGGATAGGAGCGCATTTCCAGCAGGGCCTGCTGCTTGGCGGCTTCATCCGCTTCCCAGAAGAGAGGAGATGCGAAGAGGATGGCTTTCGCAGTGCTGTCAGGGCCGAGAGTTATCCTGGCTTCCAGTCTCTCCCTGACTGTCTCAGTACCCCTGAAATGGATGAAAACAGGATCAATGGATCTGCGACAGGAGGCGATGATGTTTCCGGATTTGGCATCGAATCTGCCGCAGCTGTCGGACCTTTGCAGTCCACGGCCTGAGACATATATCTGTATGTCGCGGTCATTTCCTGTTGCAGGATCAAGCCGTATCTCATAGCCTGCCTCCGGCTGCCTGGGATGAGTATCTGAGAGTGCCTGCTCAATTTCATTGATTGCTTCCTTGGCCTGGATCACCCTGTTCCCTGATAAATCATTCACAACCTCAAGCAGTTTCAGGCTGGAATCCGATATCTGTGCGTAACGGTTTTGCGGTAGAAAAGAAGGGCTCTCTGAAATCTCGCTGATCAATCCATGAATGAAATCCCTGGCCTGCAGGTTCTGCTCGGTTGCTCCCTGCAGACTGCTTTCGACTCTAGTCAGGATTTGAATCAGAGTTTCTGAGGCCGCTGCATTAGAGCATGCAGTCAGCAGAATGAAAAGTACCCCTGTAGTAATAATTCTCATATACTTCCCCCACTTATACCTGATTTAATTATGCCCGGAAATCAGGTTTAATCAAGATTTTTTCCAAAAATGCGTTTATTTGCTGTAAAATTACAATGCACTCTGGCAAAATATACTGTCTGCAGGGAATTAATGAACAGGCTTTTCAATAAAAACTTTTACCTGCTCTGGCAGGGTCAGCTGATCTCCCAGATCGGCAATCAGGCTTTTGAGATTGCCCTGCTCTTCTGGATCAAGCACGCTACAGGCAGTGCGACTCTGATGGGACTGATCATGATGGCTTCCACTCTGCCGTCTGTTCTGCTCGGGCCTGTAGGAGGCACATTCGCTGACCTCCATTCCAGGAAAAGGATTCTGGTGATCAGCGACCTGATCTGCGGAACGATCCTGTTTCTGATGACTGCTGCGCTTTTCCTCTGGCAATCGAATACTAATCTGATCATCTGCTGCCTTTTCACGACCTCTGTCTTCATCTCCACTGTCAATTCTTTTTTCAAGCCTGCCATCTCGGCTTCTATTCCGGATCTGGTTCCGCTGGATAAAATTGCGGCAGCCAATTCGCTCAACGAGTCTTCTGTGCAGATTTCCACTTTCATCGGCCAGGGACTTGGCGGAGTTCTCTTCCGCCTGCTGGGTCCTGTGACACTGTTCCTGGCTGACGGGATTTCATTTTTCCTTGCTGCATTCTCAGAATCGCTGATCACAATTCCCCAGGTAATCCCTGAGAAGAAAACCGGATTTTCAGAAATTTTCCGGCATTTCAAACTGGAGACAATCGAGGGCTTCCGTTATGTCTGGCAGAGGAAGGGGATCAGAAATCTCTTCGTGATCGCGGCTTTTTTGAATTTTTTCATGATTCCTGTAATCACGCTGCTGCCCTTTTACATCGAGGATGTGCTCAAAGCTACCACAGACTGGTATGGGTATCTGCTGGCAGGTTTCGGGTTCGGAGCATTGATTGGTTATACTTTCGCCGGGACTGTCAGGGTTTCCGGTAAAGTCAGATCAATAATCGTCCCGATTTTAATCGTAGTAAATTCAGCGGCCATGGGTCTGCTGGCGCTGCTGTCTTCTCCGATTCAAGCTATGCTTTTAATGTTTTTGGCAGGCATCATGAATGGCTTTATCAATATCAGCATCATCACAATCCTGCAGCTTACCACAGCGAGCGAAATCAGAGGCCGTGTCTTTGGCCTGCTTGGAACCATCTGCTCAGGCATCACCCCGATCGCCATGGGTCTTGCCGGAGTGGTAGCCGACCTTCTGAATAAAAATATACCTGCTATCTATATTTTCTGCGGCAGTGCAGGAGCGATTTTATCGCTGCTCGTGGGTCTGGACCGCGCCACCAGGGAATTCCTGGCTTATGAGCCGGAGAAGCCTAGGCAGCATTAAACTCAGTTGAGCTAACTTTATCCATAAATAACTTTGCAGGTAGACGGAGACTTGTTCCTGATGAGGAGTTCAAAGGCGTCCCGAAGCCTTGGGCTTCAGGATGAGAGGCTCTAACAGCAGTAGCTGAAGAGCCTCTAAATCGCTGTCGGCCTTGCCAATGGCAGAATCCCATCTAAGCCTGCAGATAAGTGAAGTCCTGCTTACCGGGTTTTCGGCAAGCAGGACGAAACGACCTCAGCAGGAATAAGTCTCCGTCTACCAAAATGTTCAAAACATCCAGATGTCAATTGAACTTATCCATTCCTATTTCCTTCTTTACCGGCAGTTCATTAAAAGTGAAATCCCTGTTTTCAGACCCGGCCGGCAGCCTCAGAATGAAACCCTTTGGCGGTTTTGCAGTTCCGTCTACTGAGAATGCAATGCCATGCTTCGTCTTTTTGATTGTATAACTGATCGTTCCATAGTTGGTGGGAAGCTCCTTGACTGTAACGCCTTTTTTCAGCCAGGCTGGGTCGATTCCAGCGCAGAGGATCAGGCTGTCGTTCGATTCATAGGCCAGCATGTTCCTGACTGCATCTATGTATCCTGAGCCGACCCAGGTGTGGGGCATGTCACCCAGATACGACGGTGTGCGGGGATCAGCATAGACCACCTCGGCGAAGTGATTCCAGCCATAAGGCCTGGTGGAGTCGCTGGTGAAATGCCTGAGCATGGTGAGTGCCCTCTGACGCTGTCCCATCCAGACAAAAGCATTGGCAGAGCGGACTTCATAAGGAGTGAAAGTCCTTCTGTGCTTTGCATCCAGGCCTTTGCTGAACTCTTCGTAGTAACGGTTAAACGTGTTTGTCAGATTGGGTCTGGGCAGATTCTCCAGTTCACCGCCAGCCACGATGGCTATGGCTGTGGAAGTGGAGTCAAAGTCGCCTTTTTCAGTGCATCCGGGAATATAGTCGATCTTCCTGTCAGTAATCACGCGCTGGATCGACGCATAGATGCACTTTTGAAAATCAGCGGATTCAGTCCTCAGCCAGGCGGAGTTTTCGGAGTCAGAGAGGAGATCTGCCAGATAGATGCAGTCCTTGAAGCCGCGCAGCACGAAGAAATCATCCCAAAAGCTGTGCATTCCGGGGAAATATCCTTCATGGCTGTTTGAGCCGGGTAGAATTCCGTAATTGGCAGCTTTGGCCGGATCGGTTTTCACGTCTTCAGTCATGCCGGCATGGCGCA
Coding sequences within:
- a CDS encoding peptide-binding protein translates to MKYFGLKLLLICLLLPVFQNHAEDAVKLLKPTSEVSLSPSYGDTLVQQCRVNPETFNPLFVNSAADSEILGLIFESLTQVNADLTLSPCLADSWEVSRDNKRITYYLKKNVKWHDGVNFTAEDVRFTFEKIMDPVVGSNLQCFFVDASTVEIINTYEVSILMKKPTPDLPVITSTGIIPKHIFERENLATSEYSKHPIGTGPFKFFEYKQGEQVVLAANQDYFGERPYLNRVIFKIIPDTSASLLSLLRGELDLMLLNPDYYTKQANSKEFHDKFNIYTCPSYVSGAVAFNLDDPILKDRNIRRALTIAINRQSIIDNVYYGFGKTVATDVLPTCWAFDSSVPQYPYDPEQAKKILSDAGWKDMDQDGILERNGEKFTLEFSTSKGDKLLADIIRDSWKAIGINVKSQLLDWGKFVEQLTHHKFQATIMCWQQSSALYDPFGLWHSSQIPDEKNGYSGANVISYRNPEIDRLCELSRSTFDREKLKEIYFKMQAIIHEDQPYVFLYTTDFIYAVSKRFHGIKPANAGIFYNFPYWYVPEGLQKYK
- a CDS encoding ABC transporter ATP-binding protein; translation: MIFQTEQSLKKPFSYYFGWVWKNYLPHLPMVLMMMFLTVLSTTVSVLYPRLSKYIIDKMTVNLGLYSQGKIAMPDILAERDKTICLILILGLGLIISQVYPYFRAKMNFFFETLFRERYFKVLLEKNYRFFLRYRTGDIVTRLTDDIKCWPPGIAWFICSGIFRGFNSSCTIFFCFVSMLLLNVKLAILSASTLPFMFLFFVKLRQKIEVLSKKNQEAISQTNDFLESAYSGIKIVKSFNAEATQTRGFKELLEKRMGMEMKLVRMDGLFSVYFEFINYLGQVVVLLLGGMMAIRGEITIGDYYAFYTYLGMIIWPLLDLPRMFVTASQSFVAIDRLEEMEEFEADHPDYQSGDQKTGGIETLEFRNISFTYPARIQENTDETQPKPEIKSKPGFGMKQISFTLQKGEKVAIVGKIGSGKTTILNLVSGFLLQDSGSILINSVPLTSLDKEAFRQKIGYVQQEPNIFSESVKTNIDFWRDYGEDWISHCAKTAQLEEDIKKFPAGYAEKIGQRGITLSGGQRQRISIARALAGKPELFLMDDVTSSLDAENEQNFWQEVEGEFPGITSLIVTHRLSTAQKADRIIVLADGRIEAIGTHAELIDKSATYRELISK
- a CDS encoding MFS transporter, which encodes MNRLFNKNFYLLWQGQLISQIGNQAFEIALLFWIKHATGSATLMGLIMMASTLPSVLLGPVGGTFADLHSRKRILVISDLICGTILFLMTAALFLWQSNTNLIICCLFTTSVFISTVNSFFKPAISASIPDLVPLDKIAAANSLNESSVQISTFIGQGLGGVLFRLLGPVTLFLADGISFFLAAFSESLITIPQVIPEKKTGFSEIFRHFKLETIEGFRYVWQRKGIRNLFVIAAFLNFFMIPVITLLPFYIEDVLKATTDWYGYLLAGFGFGALIGYTFAGTVRVSGKVRSIIVPILIVVNSAAMGLLALLSSPIQAMLLMFLAGIMNGFINISIITILQLTTASEIRGRVFGLLGTICSGITPIAMGLAGVVADLLNKNIPAIYIFCGSAGAILSLLVGLDRATREFLAYEPEKPRQH